The following proteins are encoded in a genomic region of Arachis stenosperma cultivar V10309 chromosome 4, arast.V10309.gnm1.PFL2, whole genome shotgun sequence:
- the LOC130974738 gene encoding uncharacterized protein LOC130974738 produces the protein MRRVMLELVGKTQSASVQGRKIHDRTLIACETVRWLKKMGFGQRWRGWIKECVCTASMMVGEIVRHGRIAPMLVGKNNIELSHLQFANDTILFFPQEEETVKNYKRLLWCFELMSKLNINFDKSSLIPVNCKQEWFQRMCKVLGCKEASLPVKYLGISLRANLILVKIWKLIIGKVEDILNLWKAKVLNKPGKLVPKRGGLWRDIYQLQIKEQKVKDKMVSGLALEVGMEEFDSGRIIGCPVVC, from the exons ATGCGGAGGGTAATGCTAGAATTAGTAGGAAAAACTCAGAGTGCTTCTGTGCAGGGGAGAAAGATACATGACAGGACTTTGATTGCGTGTGAAACTGTGCGGTGGCTGAAG AAGATGGGTTTTGGGCAAAGATGGAGAGGATGGATTAAGGAATGTGTTTGTACAGCATCGAT GATGGTAGGAGAGATAGTAAGACATGGAAGGATTGCTCCTATGTTGGTTGGTAAGAATAATATTGAGTTGTCACACTTACAATTCGCGAATGACACCATACTTTTTTTCCCACAGGAAGAGGAGACTGTCAAAAACTATAAGCGACTTCTGTGGTGTTTTGAGTTGATGTCTAAATTGAATATTAATTTCGATAAATCTAGCTTGATTCCGGTTAATTGCAAACAAGAGTGGTTCCAAAGGATGTGTAAAGTTCTGGGGTGTAAAGAAGCTTCGTTGCCAGTCAAATACCTTGGTATCTCTTTGAGAGCGAATCTGATATTAGTCAAGATATGGAAACTGATAATTGGCAAAGTGGAAGACATACTCAATTTGTGGAAAGCCAAAGTACTTAATAAACCTGGTAAG CTTGTACCTAAAAGAGGAGGTCTATGGAGGGATATCTATCAGTTGCAGATAAAAGAACAGAAGGTGAAAGATAAGATGGTTAGCGGGCTGGCTTTGGAGGTCGGGATGGAAGAATTCGATTCTGGGAGGATAATTGGCTGTCCTGTGGTGTGCTGA